The Miltoncostaea oceani genome includes a region encoding these proteins:
- a CDS encoding DsbA family protein — MSTRQVLVMVAIATAVVAALLAISLSRDEADAEGTAATLVGVGAVREELAGVAQRGNALGSPDAPVQIVEYGDLACPACKAAADTTVPDVIAEFVRAGDATLEFRPIAFIGPSSERGALAAEAAAEQDAMWPLIGLLYRSQGDERTDWLTDDLLEQAVTALSLDVAAWRRDYRSPAIRQQVAERAAAAEADEVRATPTFIIRGPRGLKVVKGVADVAEFRNAIKEVGPS; from the coding sequence ATGAGCACACGACAGGTCTTGGTCATGGTCGCCATTGCGACCGCGGTTGTCGCGGCCCTCCTCGCGATCAGCCTCTCGAGGGACGAGGCGGACGCGGAAGGGACGGCGGCGACGCTCGTCGGTGTCGGCGCCGTCAGGGAGGAACTCGCGGGGGTAGCTCAGCGCGGAAACGCCCTCGGCTCACCGGACGCACCGGTCCAGATCGTCGAGTACGGAGACCTCGCGTGCCCGGCGTGCAAAGCCGCCGCCGACACGACCGTCCCCGATGTCATCGCCGAGTTCGTTCGCGCGGGGGACGCCACCCTCGAATTCCGTCCGATCGCGTTCATCGGTCCGAGTTCCGAGCGCGGAGCGCTCGCCGCGGAAGCCGCCGCCGAGCAGGACGCGATGTGGCCATTGATCGGGCTCCTCTACCGGAGTCAGGGCGACGAGAGGACCGATTGGTTGACGGATGACCTCCTCGAGCAGGCCGTGACCGCGCTCAGTCTGGATGTCGCGGCATGGAGACGCGACTACCGCTCACCTGCGATCCGGCAACAGGTCGCCGAGCGAGCGGCCGCGGCCGAGGCCGACGAGGTCCGCGCGACGCCGACCTTCATCATTCGCGGCCCGCGCGGCCTCAAGGTCGTGAAGGGGGTTGCTGACGTCGCCGAGTTCCGGAACGCGATTAAGGAGGTGGGGCCCTCGTGA
- a CDS encoding M23 family metallopeptidase, which produces MSIDRRSRTIRRRTSNAPVRGAVVAALAGLSALATGAPVLAVEVEVPSPSAVAPPAPPPAPAAAPPATVPPTTAPAAVARASLRIQLGSSGPLVRDLQRELRRRGFRIAVDGSFGPATKGALRGLQRRLGLRPTGVGDARLLRRLGIRVRTAAAAGPRSVRPAGGLYVKVFPVAGDHAYSNDWGAPRGQGGHEGTDILADRHTPLVAADSGVISKISRTESGLGGIYLWLRRPDGIQFYYAHMQSVAEGLDLGSPVAVGQVVGTVGNSGDARFGATHVHFEVRRDWTPFNPYPELVGADPDHSAEAR; this is translated from the coding sequence GTGAGCATCGACAGAAGGAGCCGGACCATCCGGAGGAGAACGTCGAACGCCCCCGTCCGCGGCGCAGTCGTCGCGGCACTCGCCGGGCTCTCCGCCCTCGCCACCGGGGCGCCCGTCCTGGCCGTTGAAGTCGAAGTCCCGAGCCCATCCGCCGTAGCCCCACCCGCCCCACCGCCTGCGCCGGCGGCGGCACCCCCCGCCACGGTTCCCCCGACCACGGCGCCGGCCGCGGTCGCGAGGGCCTCCCTGCGTATCCAGCTTGGGTCCTCCGGCCCGCTCGTCCGCGACCTGCAGCGCGAGTTGCGTCGGCGGGGCTTCCGTATCGCCGTGGACGGCTCCTTCGGACCTGCCACCAAGGGGGCTCTCCGTGGCCTGCAGCGCCGACTCGGCCTGCGACCGACCGGCGTGGGCGACGCGCGTCTGCTCCGGCGGCTGGGAATCCGCGTCCGCACCGCCGCGGCGGCCGGACCGAGGAGCGTGCGGCCGGCGGGGGGCCTCTACGTGAAGGTGTTCCCGGTGGCCGGTGATCACGCGTACTCGAACGACTGGGGAGCCCCCCGAGGGCAGGGTGGCCACGAGGGCACGGACATCCTGGCCGACCGGCACACCCCGCTCGTGGCGGCCGACTCGGGCGTGATCTCCAAGATCTCGCGGACGGAGAGTGGCCTCGGGGGGATCTACCTCTGGCTCCGACGCCCCGACGGCATCCAGTTCTACTACGCCCACATGCAGTCGGTCGCCGAGGGCCTCGACCTCGGCTCCCCCGTGGCGGTGGGTCAGGTCGTCGGCACCGTCGGGAACAGCGGGGACGCCCGCTTCGGGGCGACTCACGTCCACTTCGAGGTCCGCAGGGACTGGACGCCGTTCAACCCGTACCCGGAGCTCGTCGGGGCGGACCCCGACCATTCCGCAGAGGCGCGCTAG
- a CDS encoding cation diffusion facilitator family transporter → MVARGTRGDGRAPGRDRRHHRLRRPPGGHGPQRRRRPLGGALVIAFLLSHRPPTARFPFGLHRSEDLAGLVIIGLILFSAVFAAYESIRRLFDPQNVQLLWAVALAGVIGVVGNEAVAIFRIRVGRQIGSAALVADGYHARTDGFTSLAVVVGAIGVAFGWPAADPVVGLLIRAVILKIVWDAAKSIGERLLDGVDPAVAERIRDVAAGTEGVRGLPGVRARWQGHVIRAEIDAEVDGGMDVAEGHRISERVTERLRDEVEFFGEAIVRTAPARPRSS, encoded by the coding sequence GTGGTCGCTCGTGGGACTCGGGGTGACGGCCGCGCTCCAGGTCGTGATCGTCGTCATCACCGGCTCCGTCGCCCTCCTGGCGGACACGGTCCGCAACGTCGGCGACGCCCTCTCGGCGGTGCCCTCGTCATCGCCTTCCTGCTCTCACACCGGCCCCCGACGGCTCGCTTCCCCTTCGGACTGCACCGCTCCGAGGACCTCGCTGGCCTCGTCATCATCGGGCTGATCCTATTCTCCGCCGTCTTCGCGGCCTACGAGTCCATCCGGCGCCTGTTCGACCCGCAGAACGTGCAGTTGCTCTGGGCGGTCGCGCTCGCAGGGGTGATCGGCGTCGTCGGCAACGAGGCGGTGGCGATCTTCCGCATCCGGGTGGGCCGCCAGATCGGCTCGGCGGCCCTCGTCGCCGACGGGTACCACGCACGGACCGACGGGTTCACCTCCCTCGCGGTCGTCGTCGGCGCGATCGGCGTCGCGTTCGGCTGGCCCGCCGCCGACCCCGTCGTCGGCCTGCTGATCCGCGCGGTCATCCTGAAGATCGTCTGGGATGCGGCGAAGAGCATCGGCGAGCGGCTGCTCGACGGGGTCGATCCTGCGGTCGCGGAGCGGATCCGCGACGTGGCGGCCGGAACCGAGGGTGTGCGGGGGCTACCCGGGGTGCGGGCCCGTTGGCAGGGGCACGTGATCAGGGCCGAGATCGACGCCGAGGTCGATGGCGGCATGGACGTCGCCGAGGGCCACCGGATCAGCGAGCGCGTCACCGAGCGCCTCCGCGACGAGGTGGAGTTCTTCGGCGAGGCGATCGTCCGCACCGCCCCGGCGCGGCCGAGGTCCTCCTAG
- a CDS encoding ArsR/SmtB family transcription factor, whose translation MATEIARVMQALATPSRVMILGRLRESECTVTELAAHLGMEQSAVSHQLRVLRLLGLVAGARDGRTVVYALHDDHVAELLDQAVSHTEHTRLGLAATPGHRRVVA comes from the coding sequence GTGGCCACGGAGATCGCGCGTGTCATGCAGGCCCTCGCGACGCCGAGCCGCGTGATGATCCTCGGGCGGCTCCGCGAGTCGGAGTGCACGGTCACCGAGCTCGCCGCCCACCTCGGCATGGAGCAGTCGGCGGTGTCGCACCAGTTGAGGGTGCTGCGCCTGCTCGGCCTGGTCGCCGGTGCCCGGGACGGACGGACGGTCGTCTACGCCCTGCACGACGACCACGTCGCCGAGCTGCTCGACCAGGCCGTCTCCCACACCGAGCACACCCGGCTCGGGCTCGCGGCGACACCCGGCCACCGCCGGGTCGTCGCGTGA
- a CDS encoding heavy metal translocating P-type ATPase: protein MSTPTGRTAADTALRTEVIHVGGLHYASEKDVVERMLGHRPGVIAIEANPVAQTATVTYDPGRTSVPDLSAWVKECGYHCAGRSVPGHVCDPMGDDVDEGAAGHDGAVHRADEAHGGGHGGHAGMSMDGMARDMRNRVLVALLFAIPIVLWSPLGTDVLGLDLGTPFGIDRDVLQLILSLPVVFYSSWIFFHGAWIALRARTLDMMVLVAVAIGAGWIYSVAATFWIEGEVFYEAAALLATFVLLGHWLEMRARGGANDAIRALLDLAPAIALVIRDGEPVEVPTADLVVGDLLLIRPGAKVPVDAEVLEGESEVDESTVTGESVPVAKGPGSALVGATINTTGTLRARATAVGADTALAQIVAMVQEAQNSKAPGQRLADRAAFWLVFVALIGGLATFLAWYVVVGRPVEEALLFAITVVVITCPDALGLATPMAIMVGMGLGARRGILVKNAVALEQAAAVDTAVFDKTGTLTKGEPSVVGVITADGVAEDDLLRAVAAVERESEHPLAQAIVVDARDRGLEVPVAERFDSVPGHGAVAHVGGRRVAVGNTRLLRREGVPESELERRADELAREGRTVVLVAVDGTAVGAIALADAGRPSAAQAVGALRELEVRSVMLTGDSRATAARVAGEVGIDEVLAEVLPGDKAATVAGLQAEGRRVAMVGDGVNDAPALAQADVGIAIGTGTDVAVETADIVLMRSDPLDVATAVAIARGTVRKMRQNLAWAIGYNSLALPIAAGVFEPWGLTLRPEIAAITMAGSSIIVALNALALKRLPLPSESGDDRSPSPPAPVEVAPMPG from the coding sequence ATGAGCACCCCCACCGGCCGGACGGCCGCGGACACCGCGCTGCGCACGGAGGTCATCCACGTCGGCGGGCTGCACTACGCCAGCGAGAAGGACGTCGTCGAGCGGATGCTCGGGCACCGGCCCGGAGTGATTGCGATCGAGGCGAACCCGGTCGCGCAGACGGCGACCGTCACCTACGACCCCGGCCGCACCTCTGTTCCGGACTTGAGCGCCTGGGTCAAGGAGTGCGGCTACCACTGCGCGGGGCGCTCGGTCCCCGGCCACGTCTGCGACCCGATGGGCGACGACGTGGACGAAGGGGCCGCTGGTCACGACGGGGCGGTCCACCGTGCCGACGAGGCGCACGGCGGCGGCCACGGCGGACATGCCGGCATGTCGATGGACGGCATGGCCCGCGACATGCGCAACCGGGTTCTGGTGGCCCTGCTCTTCGCGATCCCGATCGTGCTCTGGTCGCCCCTGGGCACGGACGTGCTCGGGCTCGATCTCGGCACCCCGTTCGGGATCGACCGCGACGTCCTGCAGCTGATCCTCAGCCTGCCGGTCGTCTTCTACTCGTCGTGGATCTTCTTCCACGGGGCGTGGATCGCGCTTCGTGCACGCACCCTCGACATGATGGTGCTGGTCGCCGTGGCGATCGGCGCGGGATGGATCTACTCGGTCGCCGCGACGTTCTGGATCGAGGGCGAGGTCTTCTACGAGGCCGCCGCGTTGCTCGCCACCTTCGTCCTGCTCGGGCACTGGCTCGAGATGCGCGCCCGTGGAGGCGCCAACGACGCCATCCGGGCCTTGCTCGACCTAGCCCCGGCGATCGCCCTCGTCATCCGCGACGGGGAGCCGGTCGAGGTGCCGACGGCCGACCTGGTGGTCGGCGACCTCCTGCTCATCCGGCCGGGGGCGAAGGTCCCCGTGGACGCCGAGGTGCTCGAGGGGGAGAGCGAGGTCGACGAGTCGACCGTCACGGGCGAGAGCGTCCCGGTCGCCAAGGGCCCCGGCTCCGCGCTGGTCGGCGCCACCATCAACACCACCGGGACGCTGCGCGCCCGGGCCACCGCCGTCGGGGCCGACACCGCCCTCGCGCAGATCGTCGCGATGGTGCAGGAGGCGCAGAACTCGAAGGCCCCGGGCCAGCGCCTGGCTGACCGGGCGGCGTTCTGGCTCGTCTTCGTGGCGTTGATCGGCGGCCTCGCGACGTTCCTCGCCTGGTACGTCGTCGTGGGCCGGCCGGTCGAGGAGGCGTTGCTCTTCGCCATCACCGTCGTCGTGATCACGTGCCCCGACGCCCTCGGCCTCGCGACGCCAATGGCGATCATGGTCGGCATGGGCCTCGGCGCGCGCCGCGGCATCCTCGTCAAGAACGCCGTCGCCCTCGAACAGGCCGCGGCCGTGGACACGGCCGTGTTCGACAAGACCGGCACTCTCACCAAAGGCGAGCCGAGCGTCGTCGGCGTGATCACCGCCGACGGCGTCGCCGAGGACGATCTCCTGCGCGCGGTCGCGGCCGTCGAGCGCGAGAGTGAGCACCCTCTCGCGCAGGCGATCGTGGTGGACGCACGGGACCGCGGACTCGAGGTCCCAGTCGCCGAGCGGTTCGACAGCGTGCCCGGCCACGGGGCGGTTGCACACGTCGGCGGCCGGCGGGTCGCCGTCGGGAACACACGTCTGCTGCGCCGCGAGGGTGTTCCCGAGAGCGAACTCGAACGACGGGCGGACGAACTCGCCCGTGAGGGCCGCACCGTCGTCCTCGTCGCGGTCGACGGGACGGCTGTGGGAGCGATCGCGCTGGCCGACGCGGGGCGCCCCAGCGCGGCTCAGGCCGTCGGCGCCCTGAGAGAGCTCGAGGTCCGCTCGGTGATGCTGACCGGCGACAGCCGCGCAACCGCCGCCCGGGTCGCGGGGGAGGTGGGGATAGACGAGGTGCTGGCCGAGGTCCTGCCCGGCGACAAGGCGGCGACGGTCGCGGGGCTGCAGGCCGAGGGCCGCCGGGTCGCCATGGTCGGCGACGGCGTCAACGACGCGCCCGCGCTGGCTCAGGCCGACGTCGGCATCGCCATCGGCACCGGCACCGACGTCGCCGTCGAGACGGCCGACATCGTGCTCATGCGCTCGGACCCCCTCGACGTAGCGACGGCGGTTGCGATCGCCCGCGGGACCGTGCGGAAGATGCGTCAGAACCTCGCCTGGGCGATCGGCTACAACTCGCTTGCCCTGCCGATCGCTGCCGGCGTCTTCGAGCCCTGGGGTCTGACGCTACGCCCCGAGATCGCGGCGATAACGATGGCCGGCTCGAGCATCATCGTCGCCCTGAACGCCCTCGCGCTGAAGCGGCTACCACTCCCCTCGGAATCGGGCGACGACCGCTCGCCCTCCCCGCCGGCGCCCGTTGAGGTCGCGCCTATGCCTGGCTGA
- a CDS encoding metal-sensitive transcriptional regulator: MTNSQNTPRLTDPGYAAAGAKSGILKRLRRVEGQVRGIAGMVEDDRYCLDVLQQISAAQAALDKVALALVDEHTRHCVLGAATENQEEMRAELMTALTRLVGRR; the protein is encoded by the coding sequence ATGACGAATTCCCAGAACACCCCAAGACTCACCGACCCCGGGTACGCCGCGGCCGGCGCGAAGAGCGGGATCCTCAAGCGTCTGCGCCGCGTGGAGGGGCAGGTGCGCGGGATTGCCGGGATGGTCGAGGACGACCGCTACTGCCTCGACGTGCTCCAACAGATCAGCGCGGCCCAGGCGGCGCTCGATAAGGTCGCCCTGGCGCTGGTGGACGAGCACACCCGCCATTGCGTCCTGGGCGCCGCAACCGAGAACCAGGAGGAGATGCGCGCCGAGCTGATGACGGCGCTCACCCGCCTGGTCGGGCGGAGGTAG
- a CDS encoding heavy-metal-associated domain-containing protein, with amino-acid sequence MSDERTYHVDGMTCGHCRVAVLEEVGALAGVDEVEVDLATGRMVVRGDAVDDGAVATAVDEAGYEVRS; translated from the coding sequence ATGTCGGACGAGCGCACGTATCACGTGGACGGCATGACCTGCGGTCATTGCCGCGTCGCGGTGTTGGAGGAGGTTGGCGCCCTCGCCGGCGTTGACGAGGTCGAGGTCGATCTCGCCACCGGCCGGATGGTGGTACGCGGCGACGCCGTCGACGACGGCGCCGTCGCGACCGCGGTCGACGAGGCCGGGTACGAGGTGCGGTCGTGA
- a CDS encoding heavy metal translocating P-type ATPase produces the protein MSATTNPSPERVELPITGMTCASCAARIEKRLNRLEGVEASVNYATETASVTFDAAVVAPERLVEAVEQVGYSAQLPTTPDADAPSSEDEADPAAPLRRRLTWSALLSVPVVLMSMIPALQFDNWQWLALQLATPVVIWGAWPFHRAAWTNLRHGAATMDTLISIGVLAAWTWSLVALFFLGAGDPGMRMGFNLVVDPGAAADHIYLEVATVVTTFLLAGRYFEVRAKRSAGAALRALLELGAKEASVLGDDGAERRVPIADLTVGDRFVVRPGERIATDGVVEEGSSAVDASLLTGESVPVEVGPGDAVAGATINAGGRLVVRATRVGADTALAQIGRLVTEAQTGKAPIQRLADRISAVFVPIVLALSVGTLGFWLANGAGATFAFTAAVAVLIIACPCALGLATPTALLVGTGRGAQLGILIKGLEVLESTRRVDTVVLDKTGTVTSGEMALVDIALAPGEDRSEVLRLVGALEDGSEHPIARAIARAAREELSTLPPPEGFANREGLGVEGVVEGHGVVVGRPALLADWGLTLDDALTAARERAQASGRTAVAAAWDGKVRAILIVSDTVKPSSAEAIRRLKDLGLRPVLLTGDNEATAGAVSAEVGIDEVIAEVLPGEKAEVVRRLQSEGRVVAMVGDGVNDAPALAQADLGLAIGTGTDVAIEASDLTLVSGDLRSAGDAIRLSRRTLGTIKANLFWAFAYNVAALPLAALGYLNPVVAGVAMALSSVFVVSNSLRLRRFQRA, from the coding sequence ATGAGCGCGACGACCAACCCCTCCCCCGAGCGGGTCGAGCTGCCCATCACCGGGATGACCTGCGCCTCGTGCGCGGCGCGCATCGAGAAGCGACTGAACCGGCTGGAGGGCGTCGAAGCGTCGGTGAACTACGCGACCGAGACGGCGTCGGTTACCTTCGACGCGGCCGTCGTCGCCCCCGAGCGCCTGGTGGAGGCCGTCGAGCAGGTGGGCTACAGCGCCCAACTGCCGACCACTCCCGACGCGGATGCCCCCTCGAGCGAGGACGAGGCAGATCCCGCGGCCCCGCTTCGCCGCCGCCTGACTTGGTCAGCCCTGCTGTCGGTGCCCGTGGTCCTGATGTCGATGATTCCTGCGCTGCAGTTCGACAACTGGCAGTGGCTCGCGCTGCAGCTGGCCACCCCGGTCGTGATCTGGGGGGCCTGGCCCTTCCACCGCGCCGCCTGGACGAACCTGCGCCACGGCGCGGCGACGATGGACACGCTCATCTCGATCGGCGTCCTCGCAGCCTGGACCTGGTCGCTTGTGGCGCTCTTCTTCCTCGGGGCCGGTGATCCCGGCATGCGGATGGGCTTCAACCTGGTGGTCGACCCCGGCGCCGCCGCCGACCACATCTACCTGGAGGTGGCCACCGTCGTGACCACCTTCCTGCTGGCCGGCCGCTACTTCGAGGTGCGCGCTAAGCGCAGCGCGGGCGCCGCCCTGCGGGCCCTCCTGGAGCTGGGTGCCAAGGAGGCCTCCGTGCTGGGTGACGACGGCGCCGAGCGCCGCGTGCCGATTGCCGACCTCACGGTGGGCGACCGCTTCGTGGTGCGCCCCGGTGAGCGGATCGCCACCGACGGAGTCGTGGAGGAGGGATCCTCCGCGGTTGACGCGTCGCTTCTCACGGGCGAGAGCGTGCCGGTCGAGGTCGGCCCGGGCGACGCCGTCGCCGGGGCGACGATCAACGCGGGCGGTCGGCTGGTCGTGCGCGCGACGCGTGTCGGCGCCGACACCGCCCTGGCGCAGATCGGACGGCTCGTGACGGAGGCGCAGACCGGCAAAGCCCCGATCCAGCGCCTGGCCGACCGCATCTCGGCGGTCTTCGTGCCCATCGTGCTCGCGCTGTCGGTGGGAACCCTCGGGTTCTGGCTTGCCAACGGGGCGGGGGCGACCTTCGCCTTCACCGCCGCCGTGGCGGTGCTGATCATCGCCTGCCCCTGCGCCCTCGGGCTGGCCACCCCCACCGCGCTGCTGGTGGGCACGGGCCGCGGCGCCCAGCTCGGCATCCTGATCAAGGGCCTCGAGGTGCTGGAGTCGACACGCCGGGTGGACACCGTCGTGCTCGACAAGACCGGCACCGTGACGAGCGGCGAGATGGCGCTGGTGGACATCGCCCTCGCGCCGGGGGAGGACCGCTCCGAGGTCCTTCGTCTCGTCGGCGCCCTGGAGGACGGCTCCGAGCACCCAATCGCCCGAGCGATCGCAAGGGCGGCGCGCGAGGAGCTGAGCACGCTGCCGCCGCCCGAGGGCTTTGCCAACCGCGAGGGCCTCGGCGTCGAGGGGGTCGTCGAGGGGCACGGCGTGGTCGTCGGGCGACCGGCGCTGCTGGCCGACTGGGGCCTGACGCTGGACGACGCCCTCACCGCGGCGCGGGAGCGGGCGCAGGCAAGCGGGCGCACCGCGGTCGCCGCCGCCTGGGACGGTAAGGTGCGCGCGATTCTGATCGTGTCCGACACGGTCAAGCCGTCCAGCGCCGAGGCGATCCGCCGTCTGAAGGACCTCGGCCTGCGGCCTGTCCTCTTAACCGGCGACAACGAGGCGACGGCGGGGGCCGTATCCGCCGAGGTCGGGATCGACGAGGTGATCGCCGAGGTCCTGCCCGGCGAGAAGGCCGAGGTGGTGCGTCGGCTGCAGTCCGAGGGGCGCGTGGTGGCGATGGTGGGCGACGGCGTCAACGACGCCCCGGCGCTCGCGCAGGCCGACCTCGGCCTCGCGATCGGCACCGGCACCGACGTGGCGATCGAGGCATCCGACCTCACGCTCGTGTCGGGCGACCTGCGATCGGCCGGCGACGCCATCCGGCTCTCGCGGCGCACGCTCGGGACCATCAAGGCCAACCTGTTCTGGGCTTTCGCCTACAACGTGGCGGCCCTGCCGCTCGCGGCGCTCGGGTACCTCAACCCGGTCGTCGCGGGGGTTGCGATGGCGCTCTCCAGCGTCTTCGTCGTCTCCAACTCGCTGCGCCTGCGCCGGTTCCAGCGGGCGTGA
- a CDS encoding ATP-grasp domain-containing protein yields the protein MPDGATASVLLVGIPSEPPLAMVAAALEKLRLPYAVVNQREVATLEMGVSVDRGETAGVLHVAGQPITLEDVRGVYNRVVDHQILPELAALPPDDAMRLRADRLHEALAVWCELMPGRVVNRLSAQASNASKPYQARLIADLFAVPETLVTNDPDEVLAFKEIHERVIYKSISGARSIVRELDGDDLRRLDRLAVCPVQFQERIDGLDVRVHTLSDGGVFATAIESGSADWRYAHHEQGEARMFPFALDDATAGRCLELAAGLGLDFAGIDLRITPDGETYCFEVNPSPAYSAFEQATGQPISLALAGYLAGAAPV from the coding sequence ATGCCTGACGGCGCGACCGCCTCGGTCCTCCTCGTCGGCATTCCATCGGAGCCGCCGCTCGCGATGGTGGCCGCGGCCCTCGAGAAGCTGCGCCTGCCCTACGCCGTCGTCAACCAACGAGAGGTCGCGACGCTGGAGATGGGTGTCTCCGTCGATCGTGGGGAGACCGCCGGGGTCCTGCATGTCGCCGGGCAGCCGATCACTCTGGAGGACGTTAGGGGGGTCTACAACCGGGTCGTCGACCACCAGATCCTCCCGGAGCTGGCCGCGCTCCCTCCCGATGATGCGATGCGCCTCCGCGCCGACCGCCTGCACGAGGCGCTTGCCGTCTGGTGCGAACTGATGCCGGGCCGGGTGGTCAACCGACTCTCCGCCCAGGCCTCGAACGCCTCGAAGCCATACCAGGCGCGTCTCATCGCCGATCTCTTCGCCGTGCCTGAGACCCTCGTCACCAACGATCCGGACGAGGTGCTCGCCTTCAAGGAGATCCACGAGCGGGTCATCTACAAGTCCATCAGCGGTGCACGCTCGATCGTGCGCGAGCTGGACGGCGACGACCTCCGCCGCCTGGACCGCCTGGCCGTCTGTCCGGTCCAGTTCCAGGAACGCATCGACGGACTCGATGTCCGGGTCCACACGCTCTCCGACGGCGGCGTCTTCGCGACGGCGATCGAGAGCGGCAGCGCCGATTGGCGCTACGCCCACCATGAGCAGGGCGAGGCGCGAATGTTCCCCTTCGCCCTCGATGATGCGACAGCCGGTCGATGCCTGGAGCTCGCCGCGGGTCTCGGCCTCGACTTCGCTGGGATCGATCTGCGGATCACCCCCGACGGAGAGACCTACTGCTTCGAGGTCAACCCCAGTCCGGCCTACAGCGCGTTCGAGCAGGCGACGGGCCAGCCGATCTCTCTGGCGCTGGCGGGTTATCTCGCCGGCGCCGCACCGGTGTGA
- a CDS encoding tyrosinase family protein: MGCRKNLTRLTLSERQAFVNAVLQLKANGGYDRYATMHQGGLNHGHFGPAFFPWHRELLRRFELELQAIDSSVNIPYWDWTVANLNAAGTESLIWRDDFMGGPGSGANFAVATGPFTGPAWNLRRNRFDIFQFPGGGGTIAGFVDEFDYTLMRGLESPHGASHSWVGGTVGDIAFAPRDPVFWLIHCNVDRLWAEWTVAKSGQAGWVQYAPASGGPSGHNLNDTMWPWNGGTSPFGILPWTTVPESVRPADLLDHRVLNTLYDTIDPPCRAIKPKDRLPKEFIKERLPKELIKDRLPKEFKERLPKELIKDKERVKERLPKELVKDRAPKELGKDRDPKELKDVREGPKRFAREEIGPFIPEELRPDLTQAALGFEPDLAELQEELMLRAEELRGGGPF; this comes from the coding sequence ATGGGTTGTCGGAAGAACCTCACCCGCCTGACGCTGTCGGAGCGCCAGGCGTTCGTCAACGCGGTGCTCCAGCTCAAGGCCAACGGGGGATACGACCGCTACGCGACGATGCACCAGGGGGGGCTCAACCACGGCCACTTCGGCCCGGCCTTCTTCCCGTGGCACCGTGAGCTACTTCGTCGTTTCGAGCTCGAGCTGCAGGCGATCGACTCGAGCGTGAACATCCCCTACTGGGACTGGACTGTCGCGAACCTCAACGCCGCGGGTACCGAGAGCCTCATCTGGCGCGACGACTTCATGGGCGGTCCGGGGAGTGGCGCGAACTTCGCCGTGGCAACCGGCCCCTTCACCGGTCCGGCCTGGAACCTCCGGCGCAACCGCTTCGACATCTTCCAGTTCCCCGGCGGCGGCGGGACCATCGCGGGTTTCGTCGACGAGTTCGACTACACGCTGATGCGCGGGCTCGAGAGCCCGCACGGCGCGTCGCACTCCTGGGTGGGGGGAACCGTCGGAGATATCGCCTTCGCTCCGCGGGATCCGGTCTTCTGGCTGATCCACTGCAACGTCGATCGCCTCTGGGCGGAGTGGACCGTCGCCAAGTCCGGCCAGGCGGGGTGGGTGCAGTACGCGCCCGCGTCCGGCGGCCCGAGCGGCCACAACCTGAACGACACCATGTGGCCGTGGAACGGCGGGACGAGCCCCTTCGGCATCCTCCCGTGGACGACGGTCCCCGAGAGCGTCCGACCCGCCGACCTGCTCGACCACCGGGTGCTCAACACGCTCTACGACACGATCGATCCTCCGTGCCGGGCGATCAAGCCGAAGGATCGCCTGCCCAAGGAGTTCATCAAGGAGCGCCTCCCGAAGGAGTTGATCAAGGATCGGCTCCCGAAGGAGTTCAAGGAGCGGCTGCCGAAGGAACTCATCAAGGACAAGGAGCGCGTCAAGGAGCGGCTGCCGAAGGAGCTGGTCAAGGACCGTGCCCCCAAGGAGCTCGGGAAGGACCGCGATCCGAAGGAGCTGAAGGACGTCCGCGAGGGCCCGAAGCGGTTCGCGCGCGAGGAGATCGGCCCCTTCATTCCCGAGGAGCTGCGACCGGATCTCACCCAGGCCGCGCTCGGCTTCGAGCCGGACCTCGCAGAGCTCCAGGAGGAGCTCATGCTGCGCGCCGAGGAACTGCGCGGCGGCGGCCCCTTCTAG